A window from Gorilla gorilla gorilla isolate KB3781 chromosome 21, NHGRI_mGorGor1-v2.1_pri, whole genome shotgun sequence encodes these proteins:
- the PPDPF gene encoding pancreatic progenitor cell differentiation and proliferation factor, with protein sequence MAAIPSSGSLVATHDYYRRRLGSTSSNSSCSSTECPGEAIPHPPGLPKADPGHWWASFFFGKSTLPFMATVLESAEHSEPPQASSSMTTCGLARDAPRKQPGGQSSTASAGPPS encoded by the exons ATGGCGGCCATCCCCTCCAGCGGCTCGCTCGTGGCCACCCACGACTACTACCGGC GCCGCCTGGGTTCCACTTCCAGCAACAGCTCCTGCAGCAGTACCGAGTGCCCCGGGGAAGCCATTCCCCACCCCCCAG GTCTCCCCAAGGCTGACCCGGGTCATTGGTGGGCCAGCTTCTTTTTCGGGAAGTCCACCCTCCCGTTCATGGCCACGGTGTTGGAGTCCGCAGAGCACTCGGAAcctccccaggcctccagcaGCATGACCACCTGTGGCCTGGCTCGGGACGCCCCGAGGAAGCAGCCCGGCGGTCAGTCCAGCACAGCCAGCGCTGGGCCCCCGTCCTGA